The Chlorobaculum sp. MV4-Y genome contains the following window.
GCCAGCACTCTCCTTCCGGAACCGAGTTGATCATTCTGGTGGGAGTTTTGCGCAGATTATGTTTAACGATTGTTATAGAGCGACCCGTTGAAATGACGCATCGTTATGATGTTTTGGGCCGCGTCTCTGTTGCTTTTTCCATTTCAACTCAAAACAACAGCGCTGGAGGCTGTGAGTATGTCTAAAAAAATCGTCGTATTGGGAGCGGGTACCGCCGGAACGATTGTCTCGAACAATCTGAGGCGTCACCTCCCGGCAGACTGGGAAATCACGGTTATTGATCGTGATGACGATCACATTTATCAGCCGGGTCTCCTGTTCGTGCCGTTCGGAGTTCAGAAATCGAGCACTCTGGTCAAATCGAGGAAGAAGTACATTACTGCGGGTATCAATTTCGTCATGGATGAAATCACCCATATCGATCCGGAAAAGAAAGAGGTCAAGACCAAAAACCACACTTTTACCTACGACTTCCTCGTTATCAGCACTGGTTGCCGTATCGCTCCGGAGGAGAACGATGGTTTGATGGAAGCCTGGGGCAAGAACGCGTTCACGTTCTACTACAAGGAGGCGGCTGATCAGCTCAGGCTGCGCCTGAAAGAGTTCGATGGCGGAAAGCTGGTCATGAACATCGCCGAGCTGCCGTTCAAATGCCCGGTGGCGCCGATCGAGTTTGTCTTTATGGCGGACTGGTTCCTGAAAAAGAAGGGGGTCAGGAACAAATCGGAAATCGAGCTGGTCACGCCGCTGCCAATGGCCTTCACCAAGCCCAAGGCTGCTGCGGTTTTCACCGAGTCGGCAAGGGAAAAGAACATCAAGATCACTACGAGCTTTGAGCTCAACCGTGTCGATGGCAAGGAGAAATTCATCGAGTCGGTGCAGGGCGACAAGGTCAAGTATGATACGCTGGTTATTGTGCCGACCACCATCGGCGATCCGGTCATCAGCAACTCCGGCATGGACGACGGTATCGGTTACGTGCCGACGCACCACAACACCCTCAAGGCACTCAAGCACGATGGCGTTTATGTGATCGGCGACGCCACCAACGTACCGACTTCAAAGGCTGGTTCGGTTGCGCACTACGAGGCGGACGTCGTGGTTTTCAACATCATGGCCGAAATCTACGGCGCCAAGCCGGAGGAGATCTTCGACGGTCACTCGACCTGTTTTATCGTCTACTCCAAAGGCACTTCATCGCTCATCGACTTCAACTACAAGATCGAGCCGTTGCCGGGCAAGTTCCCGATGCCAAAGCTCGGGCCATTCTCGCTGTTGAAGGAGACCAAGATGAACTGGTATGGCAAGCTCGCCTTCGAGCCGCTCTACTGGAACGTCCTGCTCGATGGCAAACACCTCGGTATGCCTCCTACCCTTGTTATGGCCGGTAAAGAGGTCGGATAAGGTTTTTGCCGCAGCGGGATTTTCCAGCCGGGAGTTTGTTAAAAAGCAGACTCCCGGCTGTTTTTTTGTTGCCTGGTTCGTCTCGACGATGCATGCAAACCTCAGACGGCATCGATCTCGCCCATAATCCGCTCTGTCTCTGTGAGCGCGACGATGATTCGCTGGTAGTGTTTTACGTCGTCGTAGTTGAGCGTTCGGCCTTTGCGATCCTTGAGCCATTTTTGCGCGGGTTGATAGCCGCCGATGTAGAATTCCCAAGCGGATTGGGGGACGCCGTCGAAGTATTGCGTTGCGTTGATGAAGGCTTTGCCGTCCTGATAGTGAACCTTGTCAACAAGATTGTTTCCGGCGATGGGATAGGTGGTGCCGGGGCGGTCGAGCAGCGGGCTTTCGAGCAGATGGAGTTGCCGCAACTGGCCTCCGAGTTCGACGAGCTTCCAGAACTTTTGCTGGTCGGCGGGATAGGGAATGCGCGGGAAGTCGATCTTCAGAAACTCCTGAAATTGCTGGCGATACGAAGGGGAGTGCAGCACGGCGTAAATGTAGTCGAGCAAATCAATCGGCGCGAACGTACCGGGTGTATCTTCTTTTTCCGGCGTGAAATTCAGGCCAAGCCCGTTGGCGATTTGATCGACAATAGTCAGGTTCAGATTCGGCGTTCGATGACTTGTGCCATCGATGGATATTTGTCGATCTTCTTGTGGATAAAGATATAAAGGACAAACAACAGGAATGCCTTTGTTGCTATAATGGATACGATTATCAACCAGGCAGTCAGTTATTTGCACATGTGACCAGTTATTGATAATTGCTTGTCGAGGGATAACCAAGGCGAAATTTTTGACTCGCAATAAATTCCGCATCACTTCAAGTCTCGATCTTTCGATAAACTGCGGATCATAATAGATAAACTTCTTGTCAAATGGTCGATATTCAATAGAATTGACAAATTCTTCAAAAAAGCTTTTTGCAAGCTTTTTTGTGTTATCAATCTTCCATGAAGAGCCATCTTTCAATCGATACTTCTCAAATAAATCTTTTTTGTCGAGCAAAAAGAAATTACAAATTCGAGCGACTAATTGATCTCGATCATTATCCATGACAAATTCATCTCGCGCGGTAACAATGCCGACAGAGTTGACAGGAAATAGTTCATTGACTGGAAATCCTTTATTGTAAACCTTTTGAGCCTCAAAATCTTTTCGCACAAAAAAGTATTGCGGCGCATCAAGGTCGAGTTTTGCAAAAGGAAGTGATGCGATTGAGTTCTTCCAAAGAAAATCATATTTCACTTCTCTCTGCCCAAAAAGATCGTAATGTAAAACCTCAGCCTGCTCGTCTTTTTTCTTCTTTCCCGTCTTTACGAAAAGATTGATGCTCACGCCCTGCTGAATATCGAAAACATTTTTGTCGGGCGAGCCATCCGGACAGGCCTCTTTTTTCTTTGCATTGCCGTGCAGATCGATCACATAAATCTTGTCGAACGCTTTCAACAATTGCCAGCGCATTCCCCGAAACGTCGGATTGTCGAGAAAACTGTGATTATTGATAAAGGCCAACACGCCATCACCGTTTTTTTCGACGAAATGTTGACCGTAGCGGATGAACTTCACGTAATCATCGTTCAGCCATTTCGGATTTTTCTCCTTCAGCCTGCCGTCGCCCGGCTCCTGTTTGTAATCATTCAGCAGACCTTCGATCCACTCGCCCTTGTTCGCCGAATGACCGCTGTACGGCGGATTGCCGAGCACCACCATCACCGGCGTATCGCGCTTGATGTAATTCGCCTCGCTCGCCTCCTGCGACAGCCAGCTCGCGAACAGCGTTCCCGTTTCGGGATGATGCTCTTCCAGCGAATTGGTCAAGTAAACCCGCAACCGCTGATCACGCAACGGTTTGTAACCGGTTTCCGAGAGCAGCATGTCGAGCTTCAGGTGCGCCATCGCATATGACGCCATCAGAATCTCGAAACCGTTCAGGCGTGGAATCAGGTGGTTTTCGACATAATCACTCCAGATTCCCTCCTGCCCCTCGAACCCCTTGTGAATATGCTTGACGATTTCGGCCAGAAACGTTCCGGTGCCCGCCGCCGGATCGAGGATTTGCACCTTGTGAACCTCCACCTTTTCCTTGACATAACCATCCTTGAAACGCTTGTCGTGCGTGGGCTTCGGGATTTCGACCGTGGTTTTGCTCGTGTCCGCCAAACCGTTTCGCAACCCGAACTCCATTTTCAGAATCTCATCGACCGCCCGCACAATGAAGTTTACCGCCGGCTCCGGCGTGTACCAGACGCCACGACTTTTGCGCAAAGCGGGGTCGTACTCGGCAAGAAAAGTTTCGTAAAAATGGATGACCGGGTCGTGCTGCTGCGTCGCCTTGCCGAAATCCCTGAGCAGCGCCTTGACGTCGGTCGCCTTGAAGAGATCGGCCAGCGAATCCACGACCCACGCGATCCGGTCGTCGAGGTCATAGCCCGCGATGCCCTGGAAGAGCTTGCGGAGAAAGGGATTTGACTTCGGAATCAGCTCGGCGGCCTCCCTGCGGTTGAAATTTTCGATTGTCGGATCGTGCAACCGCGCCGCGAACATGCCGTAGGCAATCGTTTGGGCGTAGATGTCCGCGAACTGGCGCGGCGTAATGTCGTGGATGAGTACCTGCCGGAAGGCGCTCAACTGGTCGCGCAGCGTCGTGTTGGCTTCGGCCACGCGGTCGCTCGTTTCACGCGCGTCGGAGTCGAGCGCGATGTCGATGATCGAGGCCAGCAGCCGGGCTTTGGCCGCCATCATTTTCGAGAGCTTCGAGGCCGACCGGATCGTTTGCCCCTCGTACCGCCCAAACTCCCGGATCAGCTCCGCGAAACCATCGATATTCTCGGAACGCGCGACAATCCTGCCGTCGCGAATCTCCGCCAGCACGAGCGTCGCCGCGTGTTCGCCGTCGCGGAACAGGCGGAATTCGAGGTAATCGGTGATAATCAGGTTCCGGAGCGAAGTGCGGTACCGCTCGAATTGCTCGCGAAACTGCCGCCCATCGAGCGGCTTGCCAATATCCTTCGCCTCGATGTAACCGGCGGGAACGCCCGTGCGGGTCAGGATGAAATCCGGAGCGCCGCATTCGATCCGCTGCGGCTCGTTGGTTACCTCGACGCCCGGCAACAGCTCCGCCAGCAACCCCTGAAGCAGCGGGCGATAGCTGTGCTCGGTGGAAATTCCGGTCTTGAACTGCCGGTTGATGGCCTCGACGTACTCCTGAATCATCATATCGAAAACGCGGAAAGTGAGCAGGGAAGGGTTTGAAAGACTACGGGAAAGATACGGATTGTTCGCGAGAAAGAGAGGAGAAGACAGCAGCGAAAAACAGCCGGTTCGCGGCTGGACGATTTGCGCGTTTTGGATGGCTGTTGTACATTAGCGCCGCTATTTTCAATCAGTTATGCCGTAGTGCCATCATGAGGAAGTTTGTCTCAGCCACGCTGTTTTTCTCCGCCATCCTGTCGTTTTCACCCGCTCACGCCTCCGCAGCTCCCATCAAATCCACCGGCACGATCGATCTCTATTTCTCGCCCCGTGGCGGCGCGACGGCGGCTGTCGTGCGCGAGATCGACGGGGCGCGGCGTGAAATTCTCATCCAGGCCTACTCGTTCACTTCGAAGCCCATCGCGCAGGCCATCGTGAAGGCGAGCAAGCGGGGCGTGAAGGTGGTGGCGGTGCTCGACAAGAGCCAGCGCAAGGAGCGATACACCGAAGCGGATTTTCTGGCCCATATGCGCATTCCGACCTTTATTGACGACAAGCACGCCATCGCGCACAACAAGATCATCATCATCGACCGCGCGACCTTGATCACCGGATCCTTCAATTTCACCAAAGCCGGCGAAGAGAAAAACGCCGAGAATCTCATGGTCATCAAGGGGAACAAACCGCTGGTGAACCGGTATGTCCAGAATTTCGAACTGCACCGGGCGCACTCTGTCAGGTATGGCGGGAAGTGACGGGGCCGTGGTCGGCAAACGGCTCGCGTCCTGAATCCAAAGCACGGGAAAAACGCTCCGGGCAATTCGGGACCGTCGTGGTTTTGCTTATCCCACACGGAAACCACTTATTCAATGGCTATATCGGCAGCGGCGCGTCATCGGGATTCGGAGCTGGCGCATCATCCGGGTTGCCGGGCGGTGGCGCGTCGTCGGGATTGACGGGGGCGGGGTAGTCGTCTGGCACTGGCGGGGGTGCATCCAGAGAAGATATAAATCGCATAGCGGAGGGCTCCGTTGGAACATCTGCCCAGCCGATCATGAAAAACGGAAGGATCAGCAGGACGCGGAGACTTCTGGTTGCCATACCTGAAAATGTTCGGGTTGACGAAACGCTCGGGAATATATGTGTATCGAAGGTAGGGAAACTTTGAAATAAATAGAAAAACTGACTGAGGATTTTGTGATGCGGAGGGTGATGAGTGCCGCAGTTCGCTTATTCTTCGGGCGACGGGAAGCCGGAAACTGCGTCGAACAGCTCGTCTCCCCGCATCGCCACTCGCGCGCCTTAGCTTCGCTTTCCGAAAAATCTTCTTTTGCGCCCGGGGCGTTTCGTGCCCGTTTCGGCGGGGTTGTGGGGTTGTGGCTGCTTCGGTTTTGGCTCGTTATGACCGGCGTTGCCTTTTTTCGACGCGGCGGGTTTTGGCGGTTCCACGTCAAAGTTCGTCATCGGGAACGGGTGCTCTTCGATGACCGGGATTTTTCGGGCGATCAGTTTTTCGATGTCGCGCAGGTACGCTTTCTCTTCGGCGTTGCAGAAGGAGTATGCGGCTCCACGGTTTCCGGCCCGTCCAGTTCGGCCAATGCGGTGCACGTAGGTTTCCGGGATGTTGGGCAGATCGATGTTGATCACATATTCGAGTTCATCGATGTCGATTCCCCGCGCGGCGATGTCGGTGGCGACCAGCACTCTCGTTTGCCTCGTCTTGAAGTTGCCGAGTGCACGCTGGCGGGCGTTTTGCGATTTGTTGCCGTGAATCGCCTCGGCGGTGATGTTGTGGTGCGCCAGAAAACGGGCCACCTTGTCCGCGCCGTGCTTGGTTCGCGTGAAGACCAGCGCGCTTGCGATGTTTCGCTCTTTGAGCAGGTGGGCGAGCAGGCTGTTCTTGTTTTCGCGATCAACGAACAGAATCTGCTGGTTGATGATCTCGACGGTCGATGAAACCGGCGTGACCATGACCTCTTTCGGGTTGTGCAGAATCGCAGCGGAGAGCTTGATGATTTCGGGCGGCATGGTGGCCGAAAAGAAGAGTGACTGCCGCTTTTTCGGTAGAACCGCCAGTACTCGCCTGATGTCGTGAATGAAGCCCATGTCGAGCATCCGATCAGCTTCGTCGAGCACGAAATATTCGATGTCGCGCAGGTGCAGGTGACCCTGGCCGATCAGGTCGAGCAGACGGCCCGGCGTAGCGACCAGAATATCGACGCCCTGCACGAGCCGCGCGGTCTGCGGGTTCTGGTTGACGCCACCGAAGATCACCGTGTTGATCAGGCCGGTATGGCGGCCATAGGCGGTGAAGCTTTCGCCGATCTGGATTGCCAGCTCCCTGGTCGGGGTGAGCACGAGGCAGCGGATTTTACGCTTTTCGCCGTGCATCCGGCTCTGGTGCAGCAGTTGCAGCACGGGCAGCGCGAAGGCGGCGGTTTTGCCGGTGCCGGTCTGGGCGCAGGCAAGCAGGTCGTTGCCGTCAAGAATGACCGGGATGGCTTCTTTCTGTATCGGGGTTGGAGATGTGTAACCCTCCTGGTCGAGGGCTTTGCGCAGATGATCGATGATTCCGAGAGCGGAAAAAGGCATGGTATGCAATAAGGTTGATCGAAATTCGGGACACGCAATGTAGCATGTTTCCCTCGAAACCCCGCCGGTTATCTTTATAAAATGGCGCATGAAATGCGAATACCGTGAAGGTGGACGCTGGTGATGAGTGCCTGGTTGATAGGGCGAAGAGGGTGCCGAGAATTTGGGGCTATTGCAAGGGATTTTCTTATCTTGGCTATCTGTTGGCGCCGTCGGTCGGAAATGATTCTGGCTGTGATGTGTCTGGCGCCGTAAAGCGGAACATTTCGTGACGATAAAACTACTGAGGAATGAAACAATCCTGGCTTTGGGTATTGCTGCCGTTGGGCATCGTGCTGACGGTTCTGGCTCTCTTTTTTGCACTGTTTTTCGGAAATCTCATCAATGGCGGATTGCAGTTCGCCCCGGTTGCCCTTTTTACCCTGTCACTTTCGGCAGGCTCATATGCTCTCGTCAGGGGATTCCGTCTGGGCTGGAACCCTTCAACCATCATAAGCGCAGTGATTGCGCTGTTTGCATTTCTTGCCTCCATCGTCGCCCTGGCTCTGGAGCTTCAGGGTATGAGAACAGGAGGGGTCATTACCAGCATCTTTACCGTAACGGCTCTGGCCGTCCTCTTCGTATCGAACGGCATGGATGAAATCTCGATTGGCAAAAGAAAAAAGGCGGAAATCGCTGTCGGCCCTGCTGAATGGGCTGACCGTATCGAAGCTATTGGCCGTCGCTGCACAAAGCCCGATGTGAGAACCAAAGTGCTGCGGCTTGGTGGCGAAACCAGATTCCTGACCCCTGGTACCGGTCAGTCGGATATGATGGTTAACCAGACCATCACGCGAGCTATCGACGAGCTTACCGAAGCGGTCAAACTGGGCAATGAGTCAGCCGCGCTTTCGATGCTGCCAGGCATCAGAAGCCTGTTCGCGCAGAGGGAGAACCAGCTGAAGCCGTAAAGTATATCATTGTGTGGCGAGTGACGGAAACTTCTGCTGTCGTAGAATCAAGTTTCAAAAGGGGCTGTTCCGGAAATACAATCGGGACAGCCTCTTTTCATTCTGGTATGCCTCCTTTTTGCTGTCTGCCGCTTGGGTTAACGTGATTAAGTGTTGAAAAACGGTGGCATTGTGTAACTCGAGCTTTGGTTCCACGTCAAGCTGTTGTGTCTGGCGCTGCTTTCGCGAAACGCGCCTTTTTTTGTTATATTAAAAACCAAAATTTTTGACGAATCAACCTCCGCTACAGGCATGACTTATCGGAAATATTTCTCACTTTTTTTCAGGCTTTCGTCTATTCTGACGATGTTCATGCTGCTTCTTACCGGATGTGCGGGGAAAAAAAAGGTCTCTGAAAACAATCCGAACGCTTACAAAGTCGGCCTGGTGTTCGATGTTGGTGGTCGCGGAGACAAGTCGTTCAACGATTCGGCTTATAACGGTCTTGAACAGGCCAAGCAGAAGCTTGGAATACAGTTCGATTACATCGAGCCATCTGGCGAAGGCGCCGACCGCGAGGCAGCGTTGAGGCAGATGGCCGCCGATCCCGACGTAAAGCTGATCATTGGCGTCGGCCTGCTCTTTACCGATGACATCACAGCCATCGCGCGTGAGTTTCCTGACAAGAAGTTTGCCTGCATCGATTACAATCCGCAGCCGGGAGCACAGATTCCTTCGAACCTTTCCGGTATTACGTTCGAAGAGAAAAAGGGGTCGTTCCTTGCCGGGGCCATTGCGGCGCTCGAATCGAAGAGCGGCACCATCGGCTTCATCGGCGGCATGGATTCCAACATTATCAGGAAATTCGAGTCCGGCTACATCGAGGGAGCAAAGCATGTCAGGCCGGACATCAAGGTCATCACCAACTTCATCGGCATGACCGGCAGCGCCTTCAACGATCCGGCCAAAGGCAAGGAGATTGCGCTTGGCCAGTACAGCCAGGGAGCAGACATCATCTACCAGGCGGCAGGTGCGAGCGGCATGGGCGTCATCGAGGCGGCACGCGAATCGAAAAAGCTCGTGATCTGCACCGACATGGATCAGTCTTATCTTGCACCCGGCCGCGTCCTGACCAGCATGACCAAAGCTGTTGACAAGGCGGTGTTCACTACCGTCGAGGATGCGATGAATGGAAAGTTCCAGGGCGGCAAACAGCGGATTTTTGGTCTCGATGGCCGTTACACCGACTATGTCTGGAACAGCGGCAACGACAAGCTGATCGACCAGTCCGTGCACGAGCGCATTGAATCGATCCGCAAGGATATTCTGGACGGCAAGATCAAGGTTCAGGAGTAAAACGTCATCATAAGGCGGGTATTGCTCCGGAGATCGAATCCAGGGCGTCATTCGTCAAAGTAACAGTTCTTCAATACCATACTGCATTTGTGAGAAAGAAAATAGTCGTCACCGGAGGCACCGGGTTCATTGGTTCCCGTCTTGTCCACCGGCTGGCTGCGTCGGGCGAAGATGTTCATGCGCTGGTCAGGGCCAGCTCCGATTTAGCCTCCCTTAAAGAGTGCCTTGACCGGGTCACTCTCGTTTACGGCGATGTGACGGATATTGCCTCGCTTTCCGGTGCCTTCGATGGGGCCGAAGAGGTCTATCATTGCGCCGGTATCACCTATATGGGCGACCGGAAAAATCCTCTTCTCCAAAGGATCAATGTTGAAGGCACACAGAATGTGCTCGATGCCTGTCGTCGGGCAAAGGTCAGGAGGGTGGTGCATGTGAGTTCCATCACGGCGGTGGGAATCAGCGGCCCGAACCGCAAGTTCAACGAGGAGAGTCGCTGGAATTTCGATACTATCGATCTGGAGTATGCCAGAACCAAACATGCTGCGGAAAAGATCGTCACCGCGGAGGTGAAAAAAGGTATGGACTGTGTCATTGTGGTGCCTGCGTTCGTCTTCGGGGCGGGTGATATCAATTTTAACGCCGGGCGCATCATCAAGGATGTCTACAAGCGCAAAATGCCGTTCTATCCTTTGGGCGGAATATGTGTAGTGGATGTGGAGATCGTGGTTGACTGTCTTATTACAGCCATGAAGAAAGGGCGGACGGGCGAGCGCTATATTGTCGGCGGCGACAATGTTTCGTTCAAAGAGCTGGCCCATACGATCATGGATGTCACCGGTGTGCACCAGCGTTCCTTTCCGCTGCCGATCTGGGCGGCTCATACGCTCAGTTTTCTCCTTAAGTTCCGTCCTGAAAGGAAAAAGATTTCGAAGCTGTTCAACATGACCATGTTCACTGTGGCCTCGAGATTTCTGTATTTCGATTCGTCGAAAGCCCAGCGGGAACTGGGTATGCGCTATGAACCGTTTGCAGAGAGCATCCGGCGGACATTCGAGTGGTACCGTGAGCGTCGTATGCTGAATTAAAGCCGTGTCTTATCTGACAGCAAGTATTGTCGTTTCCGGTGCGTCTCGGTAGCCGGCAAAAAGCCCTCAAACCTCAGCCATCGAGAGGAGGATTGTTCCATGCAAACCACCACTCCGTCGAATACCATCGTCGAAAGGGTAGCCGCCGACCTCAGTAAATATCCCCCGTTCGACCGCCTCAGTTCCGATAAAAACAGGCAGATCGCTGCAGCACTTTGCGTGGAGTATCACGAAGAGGGCGAGACGCTGTTCAGGAAAGGGGACGAGCTCGGCAGGTTTTCCTACATGGTCATGAAGGGTGCCGTGCGCCTGTTCGATTCGATTGATGGCGAAGAGGTGCTCGTCGATCTGTGCGACGAAGGTGACCTGTTCGGTGTGCGCGCCATATTTGGCACCAGCACTTACCTGCTCTCGGCGCAGGTGGTCGAGGAGAGCCTGCTGCTTGCCATTCCGGTCGAAACCATCAGGGAACTGGTTCAGTCGGAGCCATCGGTCGCGGCATACTTCACCGGTGCGATCGCCCGCAGCGTGCAGCATATCGAGCACTCCCTCTCCGAGGCCATCGACATGCGAAGGAGCCTGATGGAGCCCGGCGGCGGCAGCCTGCTCGCCAACGAGACGCTG
Protein-coding sequences here:
- a CDS encoding NAD(P)/FAD-dependent oxidoreductase, whose protein sequence is MSKKIVVLGAGTAGTIVSNNLRRHLPADWEITVIDRDDDHIYQPGLLFVPFGVQKSSTLVKSRKKYITAGINFVMDEITHIDPEKKEVKTKNHTFTYDFLVISTGCRIAPEENDGLMEAWGKNAFTFYYKEAADQLRLRLKEFDGGKLVMNIAELPFKCPVAPIEFVFMADWFLKKKGVRNKSEIELVTPLPMAFTKPKAAAVFTESAREKNIKITTSFELNRVDGKEKFIESVQGDKVKYDTLVIVPTTIGDPVISNSGMDDGIGYVPTHHNTLKALKHDGVYVIGDATNVPTSKAGSVAHYEADVVVFNIMAEIYGAKPEEIFDGHSTCFIVYSKGTSSLIDFNYKIEPLPGKFPMPKLGPFSLLKETKMNWYGKLAFEPLYWNVLLDGKHLGMPPTLVMAGKEVG
- a CDS encoding type ISP restriction/modification enzyme, which gives rise to MMIQEYVEAINRQFKTGISTEHSYRPLLQGLLAELLPGVEVTNEPQRIECGAPDFILTRTGVPAGYIEAKDIGKPLDGRQFREQFERYRTSLRNLIITDYLEFRLFRDGEHAATLVLAEIRDGRIVARSENIDGFAELIREFGRYEGQTIRSASKLSKMMAAKARLLASIIDIALDSDARETSDRVAEANTTLRDQLSAFRQVLIHDITPRQFADIYAQTIAYGMFAARLHDPTIENFNRREAAELIPKSNPFLRKLFQGIAGYDLDDRIAWVVDSLADLFKATDVKALLRDFGKATQQHDPVIHFYETFLAEYDPALRKSRGVWYTPEPAVNFIVRAVDEILKMEFGLRNGLADTSKTTVEIPKPTHDKRFKDGYVKEKVEVHKVQILDPAAGTGTFLAEIVKHIHKGFEGQEGIWSDYVENHLIPRLNGFEILMASYAMAHLKLDMLLSETGYKPLRDQRLRVYLTNSLEEHHPETGTLFASWLSQEASEANYIKRDTPVMVVLGNPPYSGHSANKGEWIEGLLNDYKQEPGDGRLKEKNPKWLNDDYVKFIRYGQHFVEKNGDGVLAFINNHSFLDNPTFRGMRWQLLKAFDKIYVIDLHGNAKKKEACPDGSPDKNVFDIQQGVSINLFVKTGKKKKDEQAEVLHYDLFGQREVKYDFLWKNSIASLPFAKLDLDAPQYFFVRKDFEAQKVYNKGFPVNELFPVNSVGIVTARDEFVMDNDRDQLVARICNFFLLDKKDLFEKYRLKDGSSWKIDNTKKLAKSFFEEFVNSIEYRPFDKKFIYYDPQFIERSRLEVMRNLLRVKNFALVIPRQAIINNWSHVQITDCLVDNRIHYSNKGIPVVCPLYLYPQEDRQISIDGTSHRTPNLNLTIVDQIANGLGLNFTPEKEDTPGTFAPIDLLDYIYAVLHSPSYRQQFQEFLKIDFPRIPYPADQQKFWKLVELGGQLRQLHLLESPLLDRPGTTYPIAGNNLVDKVHYQDGKAFINATQYFDGVPQSAWEFYIGGYQPAQKWLKDRKGRTLNYDDVKHYQRIIVALTETERIMGEIDAV
- a CDS encoding phospholipase D family protein; translated protein: MRKFVSATLFFSAILSFSPAHASAAPIKSTGTIDLYFSPRGGATAAVVREIDGARREILIQAYSFTSKPIAQAIVKASKRGVKVVAVLDKSQRKERYTEADFLAHMRIPTFIDDKHAIAHNKIIIIDRATLITGSFNFTKAGEEKNAENLMVIKGNKPLVNRYVQNFELHRAHSVRYGGK
- a CDS encoding DEAD/DEAH box helicase yields the protein MPFSALGIIDHLRKALDQEGYTSPTPIQKEAIPVILDGNDLLACAQTGTGKTAAFALPVLQLLHQSRMHGEKRKIRCLVLTPTRELAIQIGESFTAYGRHTGLINTVIFGGVNQNPQTARLVQGVDILVATPGRLLDLIGQGHLHLRDIEYFVLDEADRMLDMGFIHDIRRVLAVLPKKRQSLFFSATMPPEIIKLSAAILHNPKEVMVTPVSSTVEIINQQILFVDRENKNSLLAHLLKERNIASALVFTRTKHGADKVARFLAHHNITAEAIHGNKSQNARQRALGNFKTRQTRVLVATDIAARGIDIDELEYVINIDLPNIPETYVHRIGRTGRAGNRGAAYSFCNAEEKAYLRDIEKLIARKIPVIEEHPFPMTNFDVEPPKPAASKKGNAGHNEPKPKQPQPHNPAETGTKRPGRKRRFFGKRS
- a CDS encoding BMP family lipoprotein, which produces MTYRKYFSLFFRLSSILTMFMLLLTGCAGKKKVSENNPNAYKVGLVFDVGGRGDKSFNDSAYNGLEQAKQKLGIQFDYIEPSGEGADREAALRQMAADPDVKLIIGVGLLFTDDITAIAREFPDKKFACIDYNPQPGAQIPSNLSGITFEEKKGSFLAGAIAALESKSGTIGFIGGMDSNIIRKFESGYIEGAKHVRPDIKVITNFIGMTGSAFNDPAKGKEIALGQYSQGADIIYQAAGASGMGVIEAARESKKLVICTDMDQSYLAPGRVLTSMTKAVDKAVFTTVEDAMNGKFQGGKQRIFGLDGRYTDYVWNSGNDKLIDQSVHERIESIRKDILDGKIKVQE
- a CDS encoding SDR family oxidoreductase, encoding MRKKIVVTGGTGFIGSRLVHRLAASGEDVHALVRASSDLASLKECLDRVTLVYGDVTDIASLSGAFDGAEEVYHCAGITYMGDRKNPLLQRINVEGTQNVLDACRRAKVRRVVHVSSITAVGISGPNRKFNEESRWNFDTIDLEYARTKHAAEKIVTAEVKKGMDCVIVVPAFVFGAGDINFNAGRIIKDVYKRKMPFYPLGGICVVDVEIVVDCLITAMKKGRTGERYIVGGDNVSFKELAHTIMDVTGVHQRSFPLPIWAAHTLSFLLKFRPERKKISKLFNMTMFTVASRFLYFDSSKAQRELGMRYEPFAESIRRTFEWYRERRMLN